From one Rosa rugosa chromosome 4, drRosRugo1.1, whole genome shotgun sequence genomic stretch:
- the LOC133741943 gene encoding lon protease homolog 2, peroxisomal, translated as MAESVELPSRIGILPFKNKVLLPGAIIRIRCTSPSSVKLVEQELWQREEKGLIGILPVRDAAEAATVGPMLSQGIGSDSGERSSKVQVGTSDSQRVDGKNQQDIHWHTRGVAARALHLSRGVEKPSGRVTYVVVLEGLCRFSVQELSTRGTYYTARISPLEMTKSEMEHVEQDPEFITLSRQFKATATELISVLEQKQKTGGRTKVLLETVPVHKLADIFVASFEISFEEQLSMLDSVDLKVRLSKATELVDRHLQSIHVAEKITQKVEGQLSKSQKEFLLRQQMRAIKEELGDNDDDEDDVAALERKMQSAGMPSNIWKHAQRELRRLKKMQPQQPGYNSSRVYLELLADLPWEKATEEFELDLRVAKERLDSDHYGLVKVKQRIIEYLAVRKLKPDARGPVLCFVGPPGVGKTSLASSIAAALGRKFIRISLGGVKDEADIRGHRRTYIGSMPGRLIDGLKRVSVCNPVMLLDEIDKTGSDVRGDPASALLEVLDPEQNKTFNDHYLNVPFDLSKVIFVATANRMQPIPPPLLDRMEVIELPGYTPEEKLKIAMHHLIPRVLDQHGLSTEFLQIPEAMVKLVIQGYTREAGVRNLERNLAALARAAAVRVAEHEQAVSVSKDVHSLASPIVESRLADGGEVEMEVIPMGATNHEISSTFKISSPLIVDEDMLEKVLGPPRFDDKEAAERVATPGVSVGLVWTSVGGEVQFVEATAMAGKGELHLTGQLGDVIKESAQIALTWVRARATDLMLAASDETNLLEGRDVHIHFPAGAVPKDGPSAGVTLVTALVSLFSQKRVRADTAMTGEMTLRGLVLPVGGIKDKVLAAHRCGIKRVILPERNLKDLTEVPSAVLAGLEIIVAKRMEDVLEQAFEGGCPWRQHSKL; from the exons ATGGCGGAATCGGTCGAGCTTCCCAGTCGCATCGGAATCCTCCCCTTCAAGAACAAGGTTCTCTTGCCGGGAGCTATCATCCGAATTCGGTGCACTTCACCCAGCAG TGTGAAGCTGGTGGAGCAGGAGTTATGGCAGAGGGAAGAGAAGGGATTGATCGGCATTCTTCCCGTTCGAGACGCCGCTGAGGCAGCAACCGTGGGTCCTATGTTGTCTCAAG GCATCGGAAGCGATTCTGGTGAGCGGAGCTCAAAAGTTCAAGTTGGCACATCTGATTCTCAAAGAGTGGATGGCAAGAATCAGCAGGATATTCATTGGCATACCAG GGGAGTTGCTGCGCGTGCTCTGCATCTCTCAAGAGGAGTTGAGAAGCCAAGTGGGAGGGTTACATATGTAGTTGTCCTTGAAGGTTTATGTAGATTCAGCGTCCAGGAACTTAGCACAAGAGGAACATATTATACTGCACGGATATCTCCTCTTGAAATGACAAAGTCTG AAATGGAGCATGTGGAGCAAGACCCTGAATTCATCACATTGTCTCGACAGTTCAAAGCAACTGCTACTGAGCTTATTTCTGTTCTTGAGCAG AAGCAAAAAACTGGGGGAAGAACAAAAGTTCTTTTAGAGACTGTCCCGGTTCATAAGTTGGCAGATATATTTGTTGCTAGCTTTGAGATAAGTTTTGAGGAGCAACTGTCTATGTTAGATTCAGTTGATCTAAAAGTAAGACTTTCAAAAGCTACCGAGTTAGTCGACAGGCATTTGCAG TCTATACATGTAGCAGAGAAGATTACACAGAAAGTTGAGGGTCAAttatcaaaatcacaaaaagaattCCTTTTACGCCAGCAG ATGAGAGCTATAAAGGAAGAGCTCGGTgacaatgatgatgatgaagatgatgtagCCGCCCTAGAAAGAAAGATGCAAAGTGCAGGAATGCCTTCAAATATCTGGAAGCATGCACAGAGGGAGTTAAG GAGGCTTAAAAAGATGCAACCCCAGCAACCTGGATATAATAGTTCACGTGTTTACCTGGAGCTACTTGCTGATCTTCCCTGGGAGAAGGCTACTGAAGAATTTGAGTTAGATTTAAGGGTTGCAAAAGAACGTCTTGACAGTGATCACTATGGTTTAGTCAAGGTCAAGCAGCGGATTATTGAATATTTGGCCGTTCGTAAG CTCAAACCAGATGCCAGAGGCCCTGTGTTGTGCTTCGTTGGCCCACCAGGTGTTGGGAAAACATCTTTGGCATCATCTATTGCTGCTGCCCTGGGCAGAAAGTTTATACGCATATCCCTTGGTGGTGTCAAGGATGAGGCTGATATTCGAGGGCATAGGAGGACATACATTGGAAGCATGCCAGGGAGACTCATTGATGGATTGAAg agaGTATCTGTTTGCAACCCTGTCATGCTGCTAGATGAAATTGACAAGACCGGTTCTGATGTGCGTGGTGATCCGGCTTCGGCTCTATTGGAGGTTCTTGACCCTGAGCAAAACAAAACTTTCAATGATCA CTATTTGAATGTTCCATTTGACCTTTCAAAGGTGATTTTTGTGGCAACTGCAAATAGGATGCAGCCTATTCCACCTCCACTCTTGGACAGGATGGAAGTTATTGAGTTGCCTGGGTATACACCTGAAGAAAAACTGAAGATAGCTATGCACCATTTAATTCCTCGAGTTCTTGATCAACACGGGTTAAGCACCGAGTTTCTTCAAATCCCAGAG GCGATGGTGAAACTTGTCATTCAGGGGTACACCAGAGAGGCTGGTGTTCGGAATCTGGAGAGGAATTTGGCTGCTTTGGCTCGTGCGGCAGCTGTGAGAGTTGCGGAGCATGAACAAGCTGTCTCAGTGAGCAAAGATGTGCACTCGCTTGCTTCACCGATAGTGGAAAGCAGACTAGCTGATGGAGGTGAAGTGGAAATGGAGGTTATTCCAATGGGTGCAACTAATCATGAGATATCAAGCACTTTCAAGATTTCTTCGCCACTGATTGTGGATGAGGATATGCTGGAAAAAGTATTAGGG CCTCCAAGGTTTGATGACAAGGAAGCTGCAGAACGGGTTGCAACACCTGGTGTATCTGTTGGGCTTGTTTGGACTTCTGTTGGTGGGGAGGTTCAGTTTGTGGAGGCTACAGCAATGGCGGGAAAGGGTGAATTACATCTCACTGGTCAGCTTGGAGATGTTATAAAAGAATCAGCACAGATAGCACTGACATGG GTAAGAGCTAGGGCAACAGATCTTATGTTGGCAGCATCGGATGAAACAAATCTTCTGGAGGGTCGGGATGTTCATATACATTTTCCCGCTGGCGCTGTACCTAAGGATGGGCCCTCCGCTGGTGTGACACTGGTAACTGCACTTGTTTCATTGTTCAGTCAGAAAAGAGTAAGGGCAGATACAGCAATGACTGGAGAAATGACATTGAGGGGTCTCGTACTACCGGTTGGTGGTATCAAGGATAAG GTGTTGGCAGCACACCGTTGTGGTATTAAAAGAGTCATTCTTCCAGAGAGAAATCTGAAGGACTTAACTGAGGTACCATCAGCAGTGCTTGCCGGTCTTGAG ATTATAGTTGCAAAGCGAATGGAAGACGTATTAGAGCAGGCTTTTGAAGGTGGATGCCCTTGGAGACAGCATTCAAAGTTATGA
- the LOC133743700 gene encoding H/ACA ribonucleoprotein complex subunit 4, which translates to MSSDDEKTPVKAISVKDSEKKKKKHREKDNDVDQDYMIKPQSSTPSLDTSQWPILLKNYDRLNVRTGHYTPLPSGFSPLKRPLAEYIRYGVLNLDKPANPSSHEVVAWIKRILRVEKTGHSGTLDPKVTGNLIVCIDRATRLVKSQQGAGKEYVCVARLHSAVPDVAKVARALESLTGAVFQRPPLISAVKRQLRIRTIYESKLLEYDVEKHLVVFWISCEAGTYVRTLCVHLGLLLGVGGHMQELRRVRSGTMGEKENMVTMHDVMDAQWAYDTNRDESYLRRVIMPLEVLLTSHKRLVVKDSAVNAICYGAKLMIPGLLRFENEIEVGEEVVLMTTKGEAIALGIAEMTTAVMATCDHGVVAKIKRVVMDRDTYPRKWGLGPRASMKKKLIAEGKLDKHGKPTENTPPEWSRNVVLPTGGDSIIASAAAGLAAAPAVATETTSVSEKKEKKKRKQEEVTDSPVPVPAKKSKGEEVAELEVEKTEKKKKKKKDKDNGVLDSSDGEKSVKVKKHKDKEEAGSPQTEKSEKKKKKKNKEAEDHGADAATDNGKGDGEADKSEKKKKKKKKDKLDAEEE; encoded by the coding sequence CAAGAACTACGACCGCCTCAATGTTCGAACTGGACATTACACACCTCTTCCTTCGGGGTTCTCTCCACTCAAGCGGCCTCTTGCAGAGTATATCAGATATGGTGTTCTCAATCTTGACAAGCCCGCCAACCCCTCTTCCCACGAGGTTGTTGCTTGGATTAAACGCATCCTTCGTGTTGAGAAGACTGGTCACAGCGGTACTCTTGATCCTAAGGTTACAGGTAATCTCATTGTCTGTATTGACCGGGCAACACGACTTGTCAAGTCTCAGCAAGGTGCAGGAAAAGAGTATGTCTGTGTTGCACGCCTGCATTCAGCTGTGCCTGATGTTGCCAAGGTGGCCCGGGCACTTGAATCCCTCACTGGCGCTGTCTTTCAGAGGCCACCTTTGATATCTGCAGTCAAGAGGCAGCTTAGGATTAGGACCATCTATGAAAGCAAGCTTCTTGAGTATGATGTGGAGAAGCATCTGGTTGTTTTTTGGATTTCCTGTGAGGCAGGTACCTATGTGCGAACACTGTGTGTGCATTTGGGTCTGCTTCTTGGTGTGGGAGGACATATGCAGGAGCTTAGGAGGGTCAGGTCTGGGACTATGGGTGAGAAAGAGAACATGGTTACCATGCATGATGTCATGGATGCTCAATGGGCTTATGATACTAATAGGGATGAGAGTTATTTGAGGAGGGTTATTATGCCACTTGAGGTGCTTCTGACCAGTCATAAGAGATTAGTTGTCAAGGACTCAGCAGTGAATGCCATTTGCTATGGTGCCAAGTTGATGATTCCTGGGCTGCTGAGGTTTGAGAATGAAATTGAGGTAGGAGAGGAAGTTGTGCTTATGACTACCAAAGGTGAAGCAATTGCTTTGGGAATTGCTGAGATGACCACTGCTGTGATGGCAACTTGTGATCATGGTGTGGTGGCAAAGATTAAGAGGGTGGTGATGGATAGGGATACTTATCCTAGGAAGTGGGGTTTGGGGCCAAGGGCATccatgaagaagaaattgattgCAGAAGGGAAATTGGATAAGCATGGGAAGCCTACTGAGAATACCCCTCCAGAATGGAGCCGGAATGTAGTATTACCGACAGGTGGAGATTCTATTATTGCAAGTGCTGCTGCTGGGCTTGCTGCTGCACCTGCTGTTGCCACTGAGACAACTTCTGTTtcggagaagaaggagaagaaaaagcGCAAACAAGAGGAAGTGACTGACAGTCCTGTTCCAGTTCCTGCAAAGAAAAGCAAAGGTGAAGAAGTGGCTGAGCTTGAAGTTGAGAAgacggaaaagaagaagaagaagaaaaaggataaAGACAATGGTGTTTTGGATTCTTCAGATGGGGAGAAGTCTGTGAAGGTGAAGAAGCACAAAGATAAAGAAGAAGCTGGTTCACCTCAAACTGAAAAgtctgaaaagaagaaaaagaagaaaaacaaagaggCTGAGGATCATGGTGCTGATGCTGCCACTGATAATGGGAAGGGTGATGGTGAGGCTGATAAGagtgagaaaaagaagaagaagaagaaaaaggataaATTGGATGCTGAGGAAGAATAG